CTAGTATTCTATATGAGATAAATTACTGAAAGCTAGTTCTGAGCGTGTGGGATGTGTCAAGTTTCACATtggttgaggaaatgtattgttATGGTTTTGGGTGGCTCTCCCCTCGTGAGTTAGTTTGTATTGTTGAATTAGGCCCAAGGGTCATATCTTCATATGGCATTATAGCCAAGCGCATCGATCCATGTTGCTGTGTTTCTCGATGCTGGGCCTCGTGTATACTATCCATGCACTAGTTGTCCAGTCTTGGCCCTTGGGTGTGTGAGGGAGTGTCAAGTCCCACATGGTTGAGGATATGAgtttggtcttccttatatggtcttggatAATCCTCTTCTCGTGAGCTAACTTTTGGGGTTGTGAAAATAAGTATATGTAAATATATTATACCTTGTATATTTTATTTGTAATCCAAAGAACCAAACATTGCCATTAAAAGTATATCCACTAAATAATTCAGTTATTATTTAATTTCTGCATTATAATCCCACATTATAATCTCAGTTTTACTTGTTTGcataccaaacaacccctaagagtataacttttcttttcttgttgccCAGGTACCTATGAAATTCCCCTATATTTCGCATAggtgtttttcttctttgtcATGATTTTAGTATATATTCCTAGAAGTTGACATGCAATATGAGCTTTGTTGTTACTGAAACTTCACTAATGGATGCTTTGGCAagtcctttttaaaaaaaagaaactgTCTGCTTTATGTTGTTACATTAGCTATAACTACTATttcattccttttcttttgtttgtgggggcgggtggtggtggtggtagttggGGGAAGGGTGTAGTAGTTTAGAGAGTTACTCATGTTTACCATTTGTATCGATGCAGAAGTTGCTGGCATCTGTTGGTGATCCAGAAGTCACCAAGTTTTCAGGCATTAGTTCTTTCAGAGCATGCTTAAGCAGGCTGTGCCATCTACGTCTTTTTAGTTATAGCAACACGAGAGAAGACAAGATCCCTAAGCAGGCTGGAGTTGGCAAGTTCAAAGACATAGCGAAGAATGACAGCAACTGCTCTGCAGTACATTCTTCTGGGAATGAGAAGGGGAGATCACAAGTAAACACCAATGCTGCCCTCAAAGTGAAGATAGAATATGTTCTACTGCTTGCGGCTACTCGATTTGCTGTTGTAACGCTTATAGCAGCGTGTGACTTCCTGCGCTTCACTGCCAAGGCTAGTTACATCTTTGACTATGATACAGGTCGAATAGTCCAAGATAAAAGAGAATCGTCTGTCACTTCATCATTCATATTATTCAACTCAACAGCTTTCGTAGCATCATTAGCTATTGTTATCTCCATTTTACGCAGTTTTCCATTTAAACTGTGGCCTCAGATCACAGTATCTATGTTTTTTGGTTCCTACATGTGTTTGATCATGAAAATATTACCATGGGAATCCTGGCTTGTACTCTTCCTTTCCGTCCCATTACTACAATTGGCAGCTGCTGGAAAACAGCTCAGCTTTGCAGAGTAAAAACTTTTGCTGTTCTTCTACTTGCTTAAAGAATCAGGTACTTTAGATGTCATGGTTGTTTGTGAATTATTATCTCTATTAAACTTAGATTTTGTGGATCTGATGTATTTCACATTTGCAGGATGGAAGGTAAGGACCATGACACGCCTGCTTTGTTCTTTCTCATTCTTTTGTTTTGCCATTTATTGCTTAGCTGCTTGATTAATACAAGTAATAGCTAGTccaagcatttgagagttgtgtaaAGAAAGTTCTACTATTGTTAGTATTTCTCACATTTGAAACTTATGAATGTATAAGGATTTATATGCTGCAGGAAAGGTACTCTATGTAGTTTCAGGTGTAATGATCCTCACTTGTATACATAAAAAGGTGGATCCACATATCAACTGAAGCTGTGTTTACATCTGTTTTGAATAAACTGTTCTTAAGAATAGTCATTTATTCACATCTGCATGCATGAGAGTATCCAGActtgtcatttgaatattttgTGGTTGTGTTGAATGGAAGCAACTTCCAGCAGATTATTTTGTGCGACAAGATACTACAGTCCAACCTCTCTATAACATCTCTATAACAACATtcttatataacaacacttctctataaaagccaagctttttcggaactaatttttatgttatgttataatatatgttctctataatagCACTTCGATATAACattcaaaaatattcggaacaaacgaaactgttatagagaggtttgattgTATCTGCTTTATTTGTCCTCGAGCTTGACTGCTTGAGTTTTGATATTCTCATCATGCTAAGGGGCAAGATGCACAATTGTCTTGGAGATTAACAATTAATGAAATTGGTTAATACAAAAACATTAAATTTAACCAATTCTCATCTAAATCCATCTAAACAACTGGATTTTAGAGAAGTTCTAAATCGCTAAACTTGCTATATGAAGATTTGAACTCTGAAGGAGCTGTTGAACTGTAATTGTCAATTTAAGACAACCCAGGAAGAGCAGAGTATTAACCCTCGAAAAGATTTAGCAAGGAACATGGTCTTGATTCTACTTGACAAAGTAAGGTAGGCTTGGCAAGGGACACTTAAagcctcatttatttatttttaagattaagacgtctggATCTGAATAtgaagatgtgtattaagattaaaatatctgaatattaagatgtgtagtAAGATTTGAATACTAAATGATCTGTTTTTTTTAACATATGAATATAtaaatgtatttttatttaaaaattaataaacataaaatttaaataaaatactaattaatctaatggTGGTGGTTCTAAGTAGTAGCTAGTGATGATTGGTAGAGATAGCGATTATGactgaggatggtggtggtggatGGTGAAAGTTAATAATGGTGGGTGGTGGTTGtggttgtgattgaggaaggtgatggtgggtggtgatagttTATAATGGTGGATAGTACCGGCTATGGTtattgatggtgatggggtggttggttgtggtagttgaggtgggtGAGTATGTGATTATGGTTGAGGGTGATGGTGGTGGAAGTAGTGGGCGATGGTAGTGGTGACGGCTATGGTTGAGGatgttggtggtggtggtggtggtggtggtagtagtagtagtagtagttgatAACGATAGGCAGTGATGACAGTTAATAATAAATGTGGATGATatcattttaataaaattaagtCTTTGTTATAGATCTAAATCATACATACCGATTCAGAtccattaagtggttgtgaagtaaaaaaacaaacacaattaatgattaagattcaaattttaaaaacaaacgtACTTAATATCTGAGATTTGAATGATTAAGAGTCACCGAGGCCTAAGAAAGACCATGGCACCTTCAGACCAAGCCTTCTGATCATATTGTAGATTATTCTTCAATTCAATGTTCTGGCATGTTTTGAGATATTATTGTGTAAAAGGTGGCCTTATTTTTAGGCTTTTTATTTGTAAGCCTTGTTGACACATTTGGAGCCTTTTATTTAAGGCCTTGTTGGCCAAATAAATGGCCTTGTATTTTGAGAGGATGTGGTCAATTGTTGGCCAAgcatttttttcttctcttcctaTATAACGAGGACTCTCTACACATTTgaaaacacaccaacaagacttgtcttcaattcttgtttcttcctttcttcctttattaagaatgttttgtatgagagttagtgttaggaagcacttgtgtgaaccctttctttggagtgatcttgtgaggttattcttttggggtatttgggattaattagagtatttattctaattttgtactctcttttgtactcttgttggtatagtgaaattgcttctctccgcttgtggacgtaggtcaccttgaccgaatcacgttaaatttgtgtcttatttatcttctttaattgccgttattatcaactttcattgtctttgttattatcattataccgttgtttggctaaattccgcactactcgggttcccgatcctaacgtATTTCATGAATTTTAAGCATGATTTTCCATTACTTATTTCCCTGCGTCGTCACTATCCTCATAGAAAATTGTTTACCTTCATTGTCAACATAGATAAAAGCGAATTTTTCATATATGGGTTGTGGGCAAGATCGCATGAGGTAATTATATCTCagtaactttttcttttttgtattaaaTCTGTAAGAAAATTGGTTgaaatttcattatttttatcTAAATAAAAAAGGTTCAACTGTGTatatctttttatttctctttagatgcattaattttcttatattaattgtattttttttccAGAGTCAAATTAGGAAACAAAAAAACTGGTTGAAACTCTATTATTTTTAGTTAGATAAAATCTTTTAACCTAAATAATGGAGTTTATTCACATTTCTAATAAAACTAGTCCGGATGATAAAAAATATTAACGAATTTAAAAGGACAAAAactattttatttcaaaaatgcCACGTGGATACAAAAATCCACATAGTACATGGATCACATTTTCATTAGGTGAATTCAATGGGGGTAAATGGTAACAAATATTCAAACTTAGGGGATAATTAGAACAATGCAAAATTTTAATGTGAACTGAATAAAATGTGCCAAATTTAGGAGGGCTTTTAGAGCCTATTTGACCAAGCTTCTTATaggccaaaagtacttttatctcgaaaaagtacttttcaaaaaatttaagtTGTTTGGCTAAGATGGAGAAGTACTTTTGGCGTAGTTTTTCTACTTTTGGGAAGAAGTAGAAAATTTTAGCTTCTTCCAAAAAGTAGaagcagaaaattaatttattcaagacaaaactaTCATCGGCATAAATTTATATTGTCCAAGTTAtcctttattaatttaatttttttctttttatttttgtctctagTGTTTAccattcttttaaaattaaagatatcATATACATGAATCATATTGTAACTTTCCAATTATTTATtgacttttcttgtttttgatttcttgtttatgaAATATCTTGTAACTTTCcaatttatcttcttttttttcacaCTAAAGAAAATTATCTACATCCTTCTTTGGATTATCAATTCTTTTCCTACAAACAATCATCTATAATATCTTCTGTTATATGCTATTAGTTCACTAATCTTTAAAACATTTATCAAATCTAATTTGTGAAAATTACCtactaatagataataaatttTCAATAGCATCGCAtaatttatctatattattattaaaagaagaagaaaaagcatCCACATTAAGTCAAGTGACAGCCTCACAAAAGCCATTTGGCAATTTAGTACAAAGTTAGTTATGTTAGGtaataattaatttctttttgaatttaaattttttaaaaacaaaattatacATTATATGTTGTTAATAATTAAttactctttttgaatttgaattaaaccatacttaactttttttttttacgaaagtaatttttttatatatatttaaaattatatttttattttacgcTTAATGTCATATTTCAAGTTTGACACTCATAATTATCTAGTTACAACTACCATGACTATACATAATTTCATCTTACAATATTCTTCTACCGATAAGAAATTTAACTATTATGCTAACAAAGACATTACTGCATAGATTGAGGAAGGAGATGGGTCTTCTCGTATTCCTTTAGAAATGCAAGGCAAATCTTCTACTAATATGGAAGCGTTGTGCCATAGAAGTAGAGATGGAATTATTGAGAAATGTTATCATATGTGagtgactttatttattatttcatgaTGGATTATCAATATATAGTAATTTGTGGAATAGACTTCTAATTTATActgaatgatgtattttgattCTTCAAATCATCATGCAACAATAAGTAATTATACAAGATAATATTATATGCTTTGGTATAACTATATATGTAAaattgatttaaatctttaatatgtatgtttactttatgttTCATAttgtaattaaataaaataaaaaataataaagtatcTTATGataaataattaagtttatttttctctttaaaataattataagacaTGTGTACTATCCTTTTTGGTAATTTAACACTCAAAAGTACATTTTAGAAAGATTGACAAAAcacaatttgtttatcaaatgtatatatatatatacacacacacacacacacacaacaacaacaacaacatacctagtaaaATTTTACTAATGGAGTCTGAAGAGAGTAGAGTGTACACACACCTTACCGCTACCCCGAAAAAAGTATagaggctgtttccgggagaCACTTGGCTCAACAGAAGAGACAATAATAtcagaaaaaaacaaaagaaaaggcatGTAATAACAAAAGATGCCAAAAAgataatgtcacacctcctttttcccgaggggatagggGATAGGGGATaggggataggggagttttttcaattaaagtgacttTAATCGAAATgaggttatttatttaattcagagtcgccacttggaataatttatggtgtcccaagtcaccggtttattttagaatcccaaatcaaggaaatttgactcttatttttggtccgcgaatacagaagatagggtaaggaattttgttaacctgggGAGAAGGTGTGaagcactcccgagttccgtaattttagcacggtcgcttaaaaaTTAATACTTAgcgtaattatctgatttattacatgttttaaacctattgtgaatttttgtcttttaccgccttttaatatttatggaatttatttgaacaagtcgcgatgtcgcacacttgtcgttttggtacacattgcaaaccgcgccacgtgaaacgcacccgcgatttacaacatatttatttttattattatttgaaattatggtcaagtcgcgtgaaacgcgcacttgaaTTGGGGTTTACGTATTATGACTATGCCAcaagaaccgtacccatagtcacaatgatttattattaatcgcgcctaaatcaagctacggtgttcgaatattattcaattactaattttgacattattgtaaggtcatgaggtatgtatattgttatggaggaaatgaagtaaattaattatggaaaaagttggctagcttgtgaatgtttatttatttttggtcaTGTGCAACAATTAGCCCATAAATATGCTAGTGAAGTCCAATTAAAGTCTTACACCAATCATGGCACAACCTAATCTCTTATAATTTTACTGCTAACCAATACTTGAAACTAGACTAAATTTATGGCAGGAATAAATAGATACAGGCAGGACCAATTTAGTAGCTaagatagtagaacaaaatgaAACTTCATCAATAAAATTAACCATATGAACTACTAAAAAGGACAATAAATTAATCTTAACAAATACTCAACATGAGAACAGATTAATCTTAGCACACTCAGATGCGAACTCGATCATATCATACTCAAAGTTAAATTAAAACCGAGTGACCCAAACAttaatgagaaaaaaaaatagaaagagaagttaacctttgtattgatgattgtggattTAAATTATAACCACTCAATGATCGGATAGCTCTCAACTGGACCCTTCGGACCACGGAAAACTCGAGCGGCAAATCTCAACTTGCAACCTCAATCGACCTTGCAAAATTGACGATTTAGTGgctatttttggagcttttttgttattgtttggggGGTTAATGATGGCTCAAAAGTAGTCAAGGGCCGGTGGTTTTGGGGTGGTGAAGCTACTGAATTTTTCGAAATAAagccgaagaaagaatgacacgagtatgaatttccttatcctagaagaagaaaataattttatctCAATTTCTTCCTCcctattttttcctttctctctctctctctctctctctctctctctctctctctctctctctctctctctctctctctctctctttttcatcacatttctcttctatttatagaaaaaaaattcgaaattttcagatttttattttttattgatttttttatttttaattaaaaagaattttaacttcccatttttcttattttttaaaaaaaataatttcccactttcctttacttttaatatatttaaaatcccacttttttacttttctttttttatttcccacttattttacttttcttttttatttcccacttacttttactttcttttttttaataaaaaaatcagatacccttacttttattatttaattacaactttattttaatttttattttttaaatttccacattctattacttttattttttttaattttccactttcttttactttttttattaaacaatttctacctacttttacttttaaattctatatttctacttttcctattttttttaatttccatctgaaatttgttttaaaaaataaaataaaatattaatttttatttattttcggtttataattcattttatttaaaaataaagataaaaataatactaatagtaataatttacctctctctctctctctctctctctctctctctctctctctctctctctctctatatatatatatatatatatatatatatatatatatatatatatatatatatatataaatgtttacatagtagaaggtgataaaaattcaaatatagtcaaaaattaggtgctcaccgctgcccctctttgcttggaaacatgaagagttttctgCCAAAGACTAGGTGagtcatgtgactaatttttgactaaaccattattcaaaaggaaaagaaataaaagatagggtgcaaccgagtcctggttttggacaacctacatatcccgggttataggaaaatcaggtcgcgtgtagttcaaggagaatggtgaaatgatgagttgaggagtcgagtgaggttccgtcgatgCTCCGGTGTgcggtcctgctattatatcaaaataaaaaaaataaaaaaaaacaaaaaaaaacaagcctatcaattatgagttacaagattcctatctataagtcttcagaaacttgatcttgagtcttgactagtTCTTCATGCAGGCTttgatctaaaccttgatgctcactagctgtaggttctagttcattgttctatagcttcttctaatcaaaccggaactccaatgctcgtggcttcaaTCATGTCTtagcattccacatcttttcaattgcttttgcattttggattctcttatttttttcttttcttttattctgaattgagacttcttcttttggttatctcaaaccctgtgcctcgaggtaaaacctactcagacaccaaaacaaacaatcgaacgaaatttttctgccccagtttgtactaggaaaatttcgtgaattattgtaacaaaattctaaactacttctttattgaaagcaataaaaggttaggagtggtgtaccctaaaaatgtcatttttatttttattttttttggattgtgttcttttattgtcaaaaggatgtctcaactaaggattggtatACCTTATGTTGAGAAAATATGGACAGGGAATgagataccctatattggcaaagataTCGGGGAATGGtataccctgcatttaagatcaaattaACTAGGGTGTGGACACCTTATGTTAGAAAAAATGACTAGgtagtggagaacctatgtcgaaaataaaatcaactagggagtggagatcctatgttggaaaagacaactagggagtggagaccctatgtctacaataacatcaactagggagtggagatcctatgttgcaaaatcgactagggagtggagaccctatatctaaaaacatcaactagggagtggagaccctatgttggaaaagaaacaagggagtggagaccctatgtctaaaaatgatcaactaaggagtggggaccctatgttggaaaatgatcaactagggagtggagaccctatgtttaaaaagagactagagagtggagaccctatgtctaaaatatcatcaactagggagtggagaccctatatctaaaaatcatcaactagggagtggggaccctaggttggaaaatcatcaactagggagtggagatcctatgtttgaaaagagactagggagtggagaccctatgtctaaaatatcatcaactagggagtggatacccctatgttggaaaatcatcaagtacggagtggagaccctatgttggaaaagagactggggagtggagaccctatgtctaaaatatcaatcaactagggagtggataccctatgttggaaaagtgactagggagtggagaccctatgtctaaaataaaatcaactagggagtggagaccctatgttggaaaagcgactagggagtggagaccctatgtctaaaaatcatcaactagggagtggagcccctatgttggaaaacgcagctagggattggagaccctatactaccatttttttttatttctttttaatttcatatatattttttaagataatgagtaaaatgcgggaaagagTTTGGAGAAGACTTCCCTTTTGCAGTAGTTGCTACAAAACTGTTTCTAGCCTTTGCGTAATTTCGTTtttgttgcacctgcttcttgcaaagttgcttttggattgcacctgtttccctatttctttt
The nucleotide sequence above comes from Nicotiana tabacum cultivar K326 chromosome 12, ASM71507v2, whole genome shotgun sequence. Encoded proteins:
- the LOC107805503 gene encoding uncharacterized protein LOC107805503; translated protein: MPLILKGKFYRAVVRPAMLYGVECWPVKNSHIQKMKVAEMRILRWMCGNTWMNKIRNEDIREKVGVTPIDDKMRAARLRWFGHVRRRSPDAPVRRCERLALVGTRRGRTRPKKYWGEVIRQDMARLQISEDMALDRKVWRSSIRVVDYEKLLASVGDPEVTKFSGISSFRACLSRLCHLRLFSYSNTREDKIPKQAGVGKFKDIAKNDSNCSAVHSSGNEKGRSQVNTNAALKVKIEYVLLLAATRFAVVTLIAACDFLRFTAKASYIFDYDTGRIVQDKRESSVTSSFILFNSTAFVASLAIVISILRSFPFKLWPQITVSMFFGSYMCLIMKILPWESWLVLFLSVPLLQLAAAGKQLSFAE